From the Plodia interpunctella isolate USDA-ARS_2022_Savannah chromosome 5, ilPloInte3.2, whole genome shotgun sequence genome, one window contains:
- the Smyd4-3 gene encoding SET and MYND domain-containing protein 4, whose product MTEVDGFFRKFHEKVNQNIDDVARNNFTNLECNSKRASYLCSLPIIKSYDLSADVEKCQTGGRFPVEKDFEKAKSLKDEGNKAVQKGDWAMALVMYSQSLLQMPAKETEELSIVYANRSAALNHLEQYEDALDDIKRCLALGYPRHLRYKVLERRARTLLVLKRNQEAIIAFQDTISALDEATKLDKEKRQKMRTDAKLMLEILNKGLVLAGNPKDPEPLKSIPPKAKLPGRHNKLYPAASEAIQIDKDEARGRFATATRDVQAGEILLVERPYSAVLLGEFSKTHCQNCFVKCPIPLPCPKCPNVIFCGEKCLETAQKTYHGFECPILPILWKSGCSITCHIALRMIMQNKKDYFININNELESKSTGPYKTEDYRNIYNLVAHEDKRSKQDFLHRAQMTAFLVKLLEISGYFNGKPRDKPVTMDKLKSMGVDDEYKEDVSLFGGLILKNLEVLQFNAHEVFELQCPKPKVGKNVIKHDGKSVFIAGAVFPTLALFNHSCDPSVVRYFCGERIVVRAVKNIKKGEEVAENYGPIFTTVPKEKRKADMKEQYWFDCHCVPCEQNWPLYDDMNEDYMRFKCDSDRPCPNVVPVPYDCKEFMVQCGLCQQYTNILKGLKSLQDTELMYRIGRVSMEEGKYGEAMKKLIEVLKLYDATLAPPYRSYYDCVQDLRRCMLATGNYSIV is encoded by the exons ATGACCGAGGTCGACGGATTTTTCAGAAAGTTCCACGAAAAAGTAAATCAAAACATAGACGACGTCGCGCGAAATAACTTCACCAATTTAGAATGCAATTCTAAACGTGCGTCCTATTTGTGCAGTCTGCCgattataaaaagttatgacTTGAGTGCCGACGTCGAGAAATGCCAGACTGGTGGCCGGTTTCCAGTGGAAAAGGATTTTGAGAAGGCGAAGTCACTGAAGGATGAAGGGAACAAAGCGGTGCAGAAAGGCGACTGGGCCATGGCTTTGGTTATGTACAGCCAAAGTTTGCTGCAAATGCCAGCTAAAGAAA CTGAAGAGCTATCCATAGTATACGCGAACCGATCAGCAGCATTGAACCATTTGGAGCAGTATGAAGATGCGCTGGACGACATAAAACGCTGCCTGGCCCTGGGCTACCCCCGGCATCTCCGGTACAAGGTGCTGGAGCGACGCGCCAGGACACTGCTGGTGCTGAAGAGAAACCAGGAAGCCATCATTGCTTTCCA AGATACAATAAGCGCGCTAGATGAAGCAACAAAATTGGATAAAGAGAAACGTCAAAAAATGCGCACCGATGCGAAACTAATGTTGGAAATACTGAACAAAGGTCTCGTCCTGGCTGGAAACCCGAAGGATCCAGAACCCTTGAAATCTATCCCACCAAAGGCAAAACTACCTGGGAGACATAATAAGCTATACCCTGCAGCTTCGGAAGCTATTCAGATAGACAAAGATGAGGCACGAGGGCGATTTGCTACGGCTACTAGAGATGTTCAAGCTGGGGAGATTTTGCTGGTAGAGCGGCCTTATAGTGCAGTTTTGTTGGGAGAATTTTCGAAGACCCATTGCCAAAACTGTTTTGTCAA GTGTCCAATCCCGTTGCCCTGCCCTAAATGTCCAAATGTAATATTCTGCGGGGAGAAATGTTTAGAAACTGCACAAAAAACATACCATGGCTTCGAATGTCCCATCCTCCCAATTTTATGGAAATCTGGATGTTCGATCACCTGCCACATAGCTCTCAGGATGATCATGCAAAACAAAAAGGactactttataaatataaataatgaattggAAAGTAAATCTACTGGTCCATACAAGACAGAAGATTACAGAAACATTTACAACCTTGTAGCACACGAAGATAAGAGAAGTAAGCAAGACTTCTTACACAGAGCCCAAATGACTGCATTCTTAGTAAAGCTGTTGGAAATTAGTGGATACTTTAATGGAAAACCAAGGGATAAACCAGTGACCATGGATAAATTGAAATCTATGGGAGTAGATGATGAATATAAAGAAGACGTGTCTCTTTTTGGTGGACTGATATTGAAGAATCTGGAAGTTTTGCAATTCAATGCCCACGAAGTATTCGAGCTGCAGTGTCCAAAGCCGAAAGTCGGGAAAAACGTAATCAAACACGACGGGAAATCAGTCTTCATCGCTGGAGCCGTTTTTCCGACGCTGGCTCTGTTTAATCACTCTTGTGATCCAAGTGTAGTGAg aTATTTCTGTGGCGAGAGAATAGTCGTTCGCGCAGTAAAAAACATTAAGAAAGGCGAGGAAGTAGCGGAGAACTACGGGCCCATCTTCACGACGGTGCCAAAGGAGAAGAGGAAGGCTGACATGAAGGAGCAGTACTGGTTCGACTGCCATTGCGTGCCGTGCGAACAGAACTGGCCTCTCTATGACGACATGAATGAGGACTACATGAGATTTAA gtGTGACTCTGATCGCCCATGCCCCAATGTGGTACCAGTGCCTTATGACTGCAAGGAGTTCATGGTGCAGTGCGGCCTGTGCCAGCAGTACACCAACATTCTGAAAGGACTCAAATCTCTTCAG